The Mercenaria mercenaria strain notata chromosome 6, MADL_Memer_1, whole genome shotgun sequence genome contains the following window.
aaattgaatatttatttctataaacaCAGCATACCAACTTTAAACAAGCATAAACCACGTAGCGATGAAACAGCAGATTTATAATATCTTTTGAATCTTCCCATCCACCTCCTGCATTGCAAATGCTAATTATAATACTGTGGATCGGGATATTGGGTGTGAGTTCGTATGTGttccaaaatgatgaaaataaatcaCCAAAACAGCATGagtgaaaatgtcatttatttcacTAAATGACGattaactaaaatataaaatatattaatcttATTTGTAATTATAAAGCAACTGAATTTTAGCCACTTCTGAAAATACATAGTGGGCTACAAAAACCGCCACCAGCAATGACATTGAGCGCCCTACCGTACACCCACAAAAACACAAATCACAGCAGCTTAAAACAGTCTAGTGTATAATATCTTCTTGGGGCGTGTTTTATGTAATGCGCCTAACAATTGAGTAAATTAGCTCAATTTTATGATTGCAGGAAAGATTGAAATGGCAATAGGTACACCGGTCACCTTGGAAATGGCAGTTATGTTTCTGTATGGAAGGAAACCTTTGTTTACAGAAGAGAATATCGAGCAAATGATGGATTTGGCAGAGTTTCTCCTTATTCCAAACTTGAAGGCAGCATGCGTACATTGGATTACTAGGTTAAACATCACGGAGGGCAATTGTATCAATATTATACAGCTTTCAAGCCTTTATGACCTTTACATTCCTGAATGTGAAGAATATTTTGAAGGACATTGCTCGAAACGCTTCAACACAATCAGTCGCTTAACTTAACAAAAGAATCTGTCCAGGCACTATTTTTGGATCCGAAACTCTCGTATGTACCCATGGATTTAAAGATAAACTTTCTAGTTAGATGGGCAAATGCTTATCCTGAAAGCAGGATGAACGACGTATTTAAAGGACTATTGGAAACAACGATTGATTTGATCGATCTCAGTAGGTCGGTGCTAGAGGCGCTAAGTAAAGATAAAAGGTTAAAAGATTTTATAGATTTTGAAGAAATACTAGGCAGTCCAAGGAACGAACACGCAAAACATCGCGTTTTAATAATGAAAAGTTACAGTGACAAAGAATTCTGGTGTCTAGATTT
Protein-coding sequences here:
- the LOC123548626 gene encoding calicin-like isoform X2; its protein translation is MQFYEENRRPESNRKFLIKQVEEQSDWCDVTLRIGPWEKKFHGCVLVASPFFDQILKSNFLEKQTGKIEMAIGTPVTLEMAVMFLYGRKPLFTEENIEQMMDLAEFLLIPNLKAACVHWITRLNITEGNCINIIQLSSLYDLYIPECEEYFEGHCSKRFNTISRLT